A single genomic interval of Desulfonatronum sp. SC1 harbors:
- a CDS encoding Na+/H+ antiporter subunit E has protein sequence MNNTSFWLRHRGLILQILLLSAIWLILSGRTDVIYLFWGAISVAFVIWLSGRLNSIPLAKDEPCGSTRIIIPRLIVYLFWLVWQIIKSGVYVAYVVLHPKMPIEPMIVRFTSKQPNVLARVILGNSITLTPGTLTLDIDDNLFTVHALTRDTEEDLVSGDMEARVARLYMRECESEDMCCDIELITSGRGR, from the coding sequence ATGAACAACACATCCTTCTGGCTACGCCACCGCGGCCTGATCCTCCAGATCCTGCTCCTGTCGGCCATCTGGCTGATTCTCAGCGGCAGAACCGACGTCATCTACCTGTTTTGGGGAGCCATCTCCGTCGCCTTCGTCATCTGGCTCAGCGGCAGGCTCAACTCCATCCCCCTGGCCAAGGACGAACCCTGCGGCTCGACCCGGATCATCATCCCCAGGCTGATCGTCTACCTGTTCTGGCTGGTCTGGCAGATCATCAAGTCCGGGGTCTACGTGGCCTACGTGGTCCTGCATCCCAAGATGCCCATCGAACCAATGATCGTCCGTTTCACCTCAAAGCAGCCCAACGTTCTGGCCCGGGTCATCCTTGGCAACTCCATCACCCTGACCCCGGGCACCTTGACCCTGGACATTGACGACAATCTGTTCACGGTCCACGCCTTGACCCGGGACACCGAGGAGGATCTGGTCAGTGGCGACATGGAAGCCAGGGTGGCCCGGCTGTATATGCGGGAGTGTGAGAGTGAGGACATGTGCTGTGATATTGAACTGATCACTTCCGGACGGGGGAGATAG
- a CDS encoding ABC transporter permease: MNLNSIAFANIKRRKAKAAFVLTGLLIAVATVVALLGLRQAVSANMLLQLEQYGANIVILPQSDSLALSYGGISLGGVSFDVRKIHEDELQQVYTIPYSQNIAALGPVVLGVVQAQGHNVLLAGLDFTAAAVLKPWWRVMGTVPDLENQILLGAEAARLLSLGPGDVLRVEADELTVSGVLEPSGSQDDHLLFTPLRTAQRILDKEGLVSMAEVAALCHGCPIEEMVEHISMALPNTQVMAIQQVVESRMQAMDHFEKFAYGVCGVVIVVSGLMVLVSMMGNVRERASEIGVFRAIGYRRGHVMRIIFLEAGILSLVGGALGYLLGLVVTRLTLPLFIIGEVDASLAHHATHGDPLLPVLAIGLAVLVGLAASVYPALMASRMDPNEALRAM, from the coding sequence ATGAACCTCAACTCCATCGCCTTCGCTAATATCAAGCGCAGAAAGGCCAAGGCCGCCTTCGTGCTCACCGGACTGCTCATCGCCGTGGCTACGGTGGTCGCCCTGCTCGGTTTGCGTCAGGCCGTCTCGGCGAACATGCTGCTTCAACTGGAGCAATACGGGGCGAACATCGTCATCCTGCCGCAAAGCGACAGTCTGGCCCTGAGTTACGGCGGGATATCCCTGGGCGGCGTGTCCTTTGACGTGCGCAAGATCCACGAGGACGAGCTGCAACAGGTTTATACCATTCCCTACAGCCAGAATATCGCCGCCCTGGGGCCGGTGGTCCTGGGCGTGGTTCAGGCCCAAGGGCACAACGTGCTGTTGGCCGGTCTGGACTTCACCGCCGCGGCGGTACTCAAGCCGTGGTGGCGCGTCATGGGAACGGTTCCCGATCTCGAAAACCAGATCCTGCTGGGAGCGGAAGCGGCCCGCCTCCTGTCCCTCGGTCCCGGCGATGTCCTGCGAGTGGAGGCGGACGAACTGACGGTCTCCGGGGTCCTTGAACCGTCCGGATCCCAGGACGATCACCTGCTGTTCACCCCGCTGCGCACGGCCCAGCGCATTCTGGACAAGGAGGGGCTGGTGTCCATGGCCGAAGTGGCGGCCCTGTGTCACGGCTGTCCCATCGAGGAAATGGTGGAGCACATCTCCATGGCCCTGCCGAACACCCAGGTCATGGCCATCCAGCAGGTGGTGGAAAGCCGGATGCAGGCCATGGATCACTTTGAGAAGTTCGCCTACGGCGTCTGCGGCGTGGTCATCGTGGTTTCCGGCTTGATGGTCCTGGTCTCCATGATGGGCAACGTCCGCGAGCGGGCGTCAGAAATCGGCGTGTTCCGGGCCATCGGCTACCGTCGCGGGCACGTGATGCGGATCATTTTTTTGGAGGCCGGGATTCTCTCCCTGGTGGGGGGGGCTCTTGGCTACCTTTTGGGTTTGGTGGTGACGCGGTTGACGTTGCCCCTGTTCATCATCGGCGAGGTGGACGCATCCCTGGCGCACCACGCCACCCACGGCGATCCGCTGCTGCCCGTTCTGGCCATCGGACTGGCCGTGCTGGTGGGCCTGGCGGCCAGCGTCTACCCGGCCCTGATGGCCTCGCGCATGGATCCCAACGAGGCCTTGAGGGCGATGTAG
- the metW gene encoding methionine biosynthesis protein MetW has product MNAHRVTPQQVDWSRSRPRDRALDRSIISLTPQGARVLDLGCGNGDLLLRLKADREVEERGVELEPGAVAECLSRGLSVIQADLEESLTDLREGAFDVVVLNQVLLATARPLHLLTEALRVGRRVLVSFPNFTYWRIRSQIVFKGRLPVNPTLPYQWYDTPNIRLATVKDFRALCQDKRWKVHKELFVNLDRQDHPRTVRFWPNMRAALALFALERG; this is encoded by the coding sequence ATGAACGCCCATCGCGTCACCCCCCAACAGGTGGATTGGAGCCGCAGCCGTCCCCGGGACCGGGCCCTGGACCGGTCCATCATCAGCCTGACGCCCCAGGGGGCCAGGGTTCTGGATCTGGGCTGCGGCAACGGGGATCTGCTGCTGCGTCTGAAAGCGGATCGGGAAGTGGAAGAACGCGGAGTGGAGCTGGAGCCGGGGGCCGTGGCCGAGTGTCTGAGCCGCGGCCTGTCCGTGATCCAGGCCGATCTGGAGGAAAGCTTGACTGACTTGCGGGAAGGGGCCTTCGACGTGGTGGTGCTCAACCAGGTGCTTCTTGCCACGGCCCGGCCGCTGCACCTGTTGACCGAAGCCCTGCGGGTGGGGCGGCGGGTCCTGGTCAGCTTCCCGAACTTCACCTACTGGCGGATACGCTCCCAGATCGTGTTCAAAGGCCGCCTGCCCGTGAACCCGACCCTGCCCTACCAATGGTACGACACCCCGAACATCCGCCTGGCCACGGTCAAGGACTTCCGGGCCCTATGCCAGGATAAGCGCTGGAAGGTGCACAAGGAACTGTTCGTCAACCTGGACCGCCAAGACCACCCCCGAACGGTCCGCTTCTGGCCGAACATGCGCGCCGCGCTGGCGCTCTTCGCGCTGGAGCGCGGCTGA
- a CDS encoding DUF2318 domain-containing protein, producing the protein MTSDTPNQSSSKQSLSAKKASVLGSSSAGSRSPASRKILLGACILIAGVILLLLFTHSGPKDTNAEATFVTPVNGDLVHSVALFADGQARHFVLRTEDGVGIRYFVLRTPDGMIRTAFDACDVCWQADMGYVQDGDVMICRNCGMRFPSRIIGEVRGGCNPTPLASQAREGDLVIRAGDVLEGRRYFDFGPGSGRG; encoded by the coding sequence ATGACGTCAGATACCCCCAATCAATCCTCATCAAAACAAAGCCTCTCCGCCAAAAAGGCCTCGGTGTTGGGCTCGTCGTCGGCCGGATCAAGAAGTCCGGCATCGCGAAAAATTCTGCTCGGTGCCTGCATCCTGATCGCGGGGGTGATTCTGCTCTTGCTGTTCACCCATTCCGGACCAAAGGACACAAACGCCGAGGCAACTTTCGTCACGCCGGTCAACGGAGACCTGGTCCATTCCGTGGCTCTGTTCGCCGACGGCCAGGCTAGGCATTTCGTGCTGCGCACGGAGGACGGGGTGGGCATCAGGTATTTCGTCCTGCGAACCCCGGACGGCATGATCCGCACGGCTTTTGACGCCTGCGACGTCTGCTGGCAGGCCGACATGGGCTATGTCCAGGATGGCGACGTGATGATCTGCCGCAACTGCGGCATGCGCTTCCCGTCCCGGATTATCGGGGAGGTCCGCGGGGGCTGCAATCCCACGCCCCTGGCCAGCCAGGCGCGTGAGGGCGATCTGGTCATCCGGGCCGGGGACGTGCTGGAAGGTCGGAGGTATTTCGACTTCGGACCAGGGAGCGGACGCGGATGA
- the mnhG gene encoding monovalent cation/H(+) antiporter subunit G — protein MTFLQDALAVILVLGGTFFMLVGSIGINRLPDFFTRAHASGKVDTLGILMFLTGLAVFEGFTLNAAKLLLIIVFVAFTSPVAAHALARRALLYGMKPWYGNPKNEG, from the coding sequence ATGACCTTTCTTCAAGATGCACTGGCCGTGATTCTCGTCCTGGGCGGAACGTTCTTCATGCTCGTGGGCAGCATAGGCATCAATCGTCTGCCGGACTTCTTCACCCGGGCCCATGCCTCCGGGAAAGTGGACACCCTGGGGATATTGATGTTTCTCACCGGCCTAGCAGTATTCGAGGGATTCACCCTGAACGCGGCCAAACTCCTGCTGATCATCGTCTTCGTGGCCTTTACCAGCCCCGTCGCCGCCCACGCCCTGGCCCGCCGCGCCCTGCTCTACGGCATGAAGCCTTGGTACGGAAACCCTA
- a CDS encoding monovalent cation/H+ antiporter complex subunit F: protein MQTFFITIALVLCIALLIPFYRVYKGPTVFDRLLGSAAVGAKILTLILLFGLMFDRLDMFIDISLGYAILNFVGVIAMAKYFRSSARATK, encoded by the coding sequence ATGCAGACCTTTTTCATCACCATCGCCTTGGTTCTGTGCATTGCCCTGCTGATCCCGTTTTATCGGGTCTACAAGGGGCCGACGGTCTTCGACCGCCTGCTGGGATCCGCCGCTGTCGGAGCGAAGATCCTGACCCTGATCCTGCTCTTCGGCCTGATGTTCGATCGCCTGGACATGTTCATCGACATCTCACTGGGCTACGCCATCCTGAACTTCGTCGGCGTGATTGCCATGGCCAAATATTTTCGTTCCAGCGCGAGGGCCACGAAATGA
- a CDS encoding ABC transporter ATP-binding protein: MGEVEVFALRGVDLDLYRGEFVVLLGPSGSGKSTLLNILGGLDRPSSGTVRCQGLDLVQATERELTLFRRRVVGFVFQFYNLIPSLTARENVAIVTEISTDPMTPEDALSLVGLSERLDHFPAQLSGGEQQRVAIARAIAKRPEVLLCDEPTGALDSSTGIAVLEALNRANQDLGTTTAVITHNADIARMADRVISLSNGQIASVVVNRDKKAPRELSW, from the coding sequence ATGGGCGAGGTGGAGGTCTTTGCCTTGCGTGGGGTGGATCTGGACTTGTACCGCGGTGAATTCGTGGTTCTGCTGGGGCCTTCGGGGAGCGGCAAGTCCACGCTGCTGAACATCCTGGGCGGATTGGACCGGCCCTCCAGTGGCACGGTCCGTTGCCAGGGGCTGGATCTGGTTCAGGCCACGGAGCGGGAGCTGACCCTGTTTCGCCGTCGGGTCGTAGGCTTCGTTTTCCAGTTCTACAATTTGATCCCCAGCCTGACGGCCCGGGAAAACGTGGCCATTGTCACGGAAATCAGCACGGACCCCATGACTCCGGAGGACGCCCTGAGCCTGGTGGGGCTGTCCGAGCGGCTGGATCATTTTCCGGCCCAGCTTTCCGGCGGCGAGCAGCAGCGGGTGGCCATCGCCCGGGCCATTGCCAAGCGCCCCGAGGTGCTGCTCTGCGACGAACCCACCGGGGCCCTGGATTCTTCCACCGGCATCGCCGTGCTGGAGGCACTGAACCGGGCCAACCAGGACCTGGGCACGACCACCGCGGTGATCACCCATAACGCGGACATCGCCCGGATGGCCGACCGGGTGATTTCCCTGAGCAACGGGCAAATCGCCTCGGTGGTGGTGAACCGGGACAAGAAAGCACCTCGGGAGCTGTCCTGGTGA
- a CDS encoding ABC transporter ATP-binding protein, with product MSDIIATNLSKQYGQGEAAVTALDKVGLRIATGEFVAVMGQSGSGKSTLLSILGALNTPTSGTLTVDDLNIYDLNQDQRADFRREYLGFVFQSFHLLPYLNVLENVMIPLAVISEPRKRKEERALSALAEMGLDKKARRLPSEISGGEQERVAIARAVVNDPPILLADEPTGNLDSKTGGEVMDLLVRLNAKGRTIVMVTHSEENARHAGRILRLADGRLLGESGRP from the coding sequence GTGAGCGACATTATCGCCACTAATTTAAGCAAACAATACGGCCAGGGCGAGGCCGCCGTGACCGCCCTGGACAAGGTCGGTCTGCGCATCGCCACCGGCGAATTCGTGGCGGTCATGGGCCAGTCCGGCTCGGGCAAGTCCACGTTGCTGTCCATCCTGGGCGCGCTGAACACCCCCACGTCCGGAACCCTCACCGTGGACGACCTGAACATCTACGATCTGAACCAGGATCAGCGGGCGGACTTCCGCAGGGAGTACCTGGGCTTCGTGTTCCAGAGCTTCCACCTGCTGCCCTATCTGAATGTCCTGGAAAACGTGATGATCCCCCTGGCCGTGATCTCCGAGCCCCGCAAGCGCAAGGAGGAGCGGGCCCTGTCGGCCCTGGCCGAAATGGGGTTGGACAAGAAAGCCCGACGGCTGCCCAGCGAGATTTCCGGCGGCGAACAGGAGCGGGTGGCCATTGCCCGGGCCGTGGTCAACGACCCGCCGATCCTCCTGGCCGACGAACCCACCGGCAATCTGGACAGCAAGACCGGGGGCGAAGTCATGGACCTGCTCGTCCGCCTCAACGCCAAGGGCCGGACCATCGTCATGGTCACCCACAGCGAGGAAAACGCCCGGCATGCGGGGCGCATTTTGCGCCTCGCGGACGGGCGGTTGCTGGGCGAGTCGGGACGTCCTTAG
- a CDS encoding GyrI-like domain-containing protein: MTTKPAISTTPVTLLDYRKRICEAMNYINQHLDRDLPLEEIARSAAFSSFHFHRIFTILTGESVAAFTRRLRLERAANKLEQAPHRGITDIALECGFSSSQNFAKAFRQRFGLSPSSYRKSKQGNTFGKQGNASSPDSPYAAGMLFTGSLLFHNPANEKELIMEGSIQEMPAYRVAYVRKLGAYGHETCEKAFGELMAWAGPRGYLESGTVLGVYWDNPEVTPPDKCRTDACISLPEGTVPDGGPGLQTLRGGPYAVCRFEIADTDFQMAWQEAFNWFMEKGYACDDGPCYERYHNNPGDHPEGKWIVDICIPLKPA; this comes from the coding sequence ATGACGACCAAACCCGCCATATCCACGACCCCGGTCACCCTCCTGGACTACCGCAAGCGCATTTGCGAAGCCATGAACTACATCAACCAACATTTGGACAGGGATCTTCCCCTGGAAGAGATCGCCCGTTCAGCAGCGTTCTCCTCTTTTCATTTCCACCGCATCTTCACCATCCTCACAGGCGAAAGCGTGGCCGCCTTCACTCGACGACTACGCCTGGAGCGGGCCGCGAACAAACTTGAACAAGCGCCTCACCGCGGCATCACGGACATTGCCCTGGAATGCGGTTTTTCCAGTTCCCAGAACTTTGCCAAAGCCTTTCGCCAGCGCTTTGGCCTCAGTCCCTCCTCCTACAGAAAAAGCAAGCAGGGAAACACTTTCGGCAAGCAGGGAAACGCCTCTTCGCCCGACTCCCCTTATGCTGCGGGCATGTTGTTCACCGGAAGCCTTTTATTTCATAACCCCGCAAACGAGAAGGAGTTGATCATGGAAGGAAGCATTCAGGAAATGCCCGCGTACCGCGTGGCCTACGTCCGCAAGCTGGGCGCGTACGGACACGAAACCTGCGAAAAAGCATTCGGGGAACTGATGGCCTGGGCAGGGCCTCGCGGCTATTTGGAATCCGGAACCGTGCTCGGAGTTTACTGGGACAACCCGGAAGTCACGCCGCCGGACAAATGCCGCACGGACGCCTGCATCAGCCTGCCCGAAGGAACGGTACCCGACGGCGGCCCCGGTCTCCAAACCCTGCGCGGCGGCCCCTATGCGGTGTGCCGTTTTGAAATCGCGGACACCGACTTTCAAATGGCCTGGCAGGAAGCCTTCAACTGGTTCATGGAAAAAGGATACGCCTGCGACGACGGCCCTTGCTACGAACGATACCACAACAATCCGGGAGATCACCCCGAAGGCAAATGGATCGTGGACATCTGCATTCCACTGAAACCCGCCTGA
- a CDS encoding homoserine O-acetyltransferase: MTQIVKRPETLPEIRPPEVRRLEPVRTQTVTFEGPGETLHLESGQTLHPVTVAYETYGQLNDARDNAVLVCHALSGDAHAAGYYGLEKDEKPGWWDVLIGPGKPLDTDKYFVISSNFLGGCKGTTGPSSINPATGKPYGLDFPFYTVKDMVQVQRRLLKYLGVPRLLAVIGGSLGGMQVLQWAISFPEMVRGAIPIATTARLSPQAIAFNEVARQAIMSDPDWNGGDYSLDAQPERGLGLARMIGHITYLSEQAMLRKFSRRYINGQGRTFCLTKDFQVESYLHHQGSSFVRRFDANTYLYITRAMDYFDLEAAYGRLSTAFSGCRCPFLVASFTSDWLFPPEQSRELVQALRRVGLDVSYCNIESDQGHDAFLLPGHRMGDVVAGFLERLTRMAAS, encoded by the coding sequence ATGACGCAGATTGTCAAACGTCCGGAAACCCTTCCGGAAATTCGACCACCCGAGGTCCGGCGGCTGGAACCGGTTCGGACCCAAACGGTCACCTTCGAAGGCCCCGGAGAAACCCTGCACCTGGAGTCCGGCCAGACTTTGCACCCCGTTACCGTGGCGTATGAAACCTATGGCCAACTGAACGACGCACGGGACAACGCCGTGCTGGTCTGCCACGCCTTGTCCGGGGACGCCCACGCGGCTGGGTATTACGGTCTGGAAAAGGATGAGAAGCCGGGCTGGTGGGACGTCCTGATCGGGCCGGGCAAGCCGCTGGACACGGACAAGTACTTCGTGATCTCCAGCAATTTCCTGGGCGGGTGCAAAGGCACCACCGGGCCGTCCAGCATCAATCCGGCCACGGGCAAGCCGTACGGGCTGGACTTCCCCTTTTATACGGTCAAGGACATGGTCCAGGTTCAACGTCGACTGCTCAAGTACCTGGGCGTGCCCCGGCTGCTGGCCGTGATCGGCGGATCCCTGGGCGGGATGCAGGTCTTGCAGTGGGCCATCAGCTTCCCGGAAATGGTTCGCGGAGCCATTCCCATCGCTACCACGGCCCGCCTCTCGCCCCAGGCCATCGCCTTCAACGAGGTGGCCCGACAAGCGATCATGAGCGACCCGGACTGGAACGGAGGTGACTACTCCCTGGACGCCCAGCCGGAACGAGGGCTGGGACTGGCCCGGATGATCGGACACATCACCTATCTTTCGGAGCAGGCCATGCTCCGCAAATTCTCCCGCCGCTACATCAACGGCCAGGGGCGTACCTTCTGCCTGACCAAGGACTTTCAGGTGGAAAGCTACCTGCACCATCAGGGGTCGAGCTTCGTGCGCCGCTTCGACGCCAATACCTATCTCTACATCACCCGGGCCATGGACTACTTCGACCTGGAGGCTGCCTACGGTCGTCTGTCCACGGCTTTTTCCGGCTGCCGCTGCCCGTTTTTGGTCGCCTCCTTCACCAGCGACTGGCTCTTTCCCCCGGAGCAGTCCCGGGAGCTGGTCCAGGCCCTGCGCCGGGTCGGCCTGGACGTGTCCTACTGCAATATCGAAAGCGACCAGGGCCATGACGCCTTCCTGCTGCCCGGCCATCGCATGGGCGACGTGGTGGCCGGTTTTCTGGAGCGCCTGACCAGGATGGCCGCGTCATGA